A genomic region of Manihot esculenta cultivar AM560-2 chromosome 15, M.esculenta_v8, whole genome shotgun sequence contains the following coding sequences:
- the LOC110601600 gene encoding calcium-binding protein KRP1 has product MALDQAVEFEDYFPSMMEQLGTEGFMMELCNGFRLLMDGEKGLITFESLKRNSILLGLQDMRDDELVCMLMEGDLDGDGAINQMEFCILMFRLSPGMMVGPAQCMDYEFDVLV; this is encoded by the exons ATGGCATTAGATCAAGCGGTTGAATTCGAGGACTATTTTCCATCTATGATGGAGCAGTTGGGAACTGAAGGATTTATGATGGAATTATGTAATGGATTTCGTTTGCTAATGGATGGTGAGAAGGGATTGATTACGTTTGAAAGCTTGAAGAGAAACAGCATTTTGTTGGGGTTGCAGGACATGAGGGATGATGAACTTGTGTGCATGTTGATGGAAGGTGATTTGGATGGAGATGGAGCTATAAATCAGATGGAGTTTTGCATTCTCATGTTTAGACTGAGTCCAGGGATGATGGTTGGACCCGCACAATGCATGGATTATGAATTTGAT GTATTAGTGTAA
- the LOC110600714 gene encoding E3 ubiquitin-protein ligase CIP8 translates to MRGCELCGGAARMYCESDQASLCWDCDEKVHCANFLVAKHCRNLLCQVCQSPTPWKASGPKLGPTVSICESCFSLHNGKKVEVGQDRDETHGNEQLDELDDSNNYDYDEEEDEDEEEDEEEDDEEDDEEEEEEEGGEGEDGENQVVPWSVISPSPPVASSSSSEYDISSRYSGASAAALKRMREHSADIDDIDFDNEHGCSSCHMGCGRLSNDEGDSIASFRPSKQARTSGGGVDVEVEDNHDHDHDHDHGQAESRSTAIIDSLRRLQSEMVSNRESASATILGISRLSRDHSR, encoded by the exons ATGAGAGGGTGCGAGTTGTGTGGTGGCGCTGCGAGAATGTATTGCGAATCTGATCAAGCTAGCTTGTGTTGGGACTGCGATGAGAAGGTTCACTGTGCTAATTTTCTTGTGGCCAAGCATTGCAGAAACCTTCTTTGCCAAGTTTGTCAATCTCCGACGCCGTGGAAAGCCTCTGGTCCTAAGCTTGGGCCCACCGTTTCCATCTGTGAATCTTGTTTTTCTTTGCACAACGGAAAGAAAGTTGAAGTCGGTCAGGATCGGGACGAGACCCACGGAAACGAACAGTTAGATGAATTGGACGATAGtaataattatgattatgatgaagaagaagatgaagacgaagaagaagacgaagaagaaGACGACGAAGAAGACgacgaagaagaagaggaggaggaggggggGGAGGGTGAGGATGGGGAAAATCAGGTGGTGCCGTGGTCGGTTATATCGCCTTCACCTCCGGTGGCTAGTTCTTCGAGCAGCGAATATGATATTTCGAGTAGATATTCGGGAGCGAGTGCGGCGGCGTTGAAGCGGATGCGAGAGCATAGTGCTGATATTGACGATATTGACTTTGAT AACGAGCATGGATGTTCCTCTTGTCATATGGGCTGTGGAAGACTAAGCAACGATGAAGGGGATTCAATAGCTTCATTTAGACCATCGAAGCAAGCAAGAACAAGCGGTGGAGGTGTAGATGTTGAAGTAGAAGATAATCATGATCATGATCATGATCATGATCATGGTCAAGCAGAGTCAAGATCAACCGCCATCATTGACTCCCTCAGGAGACTCCAAAGTGAAATGGTATCCAACAGAGAAAGCGCGTCTGCAACGATTCTTGGGATTAGCAGATTGAGCAGAGATCACAGCCGTTGA